The proteins below come from a single Deferribacterota bacterium genomic window:
- a CDS encoding helix-turn-helix domain-containing protein has product IYKHNKHIELTNREWDILILLINNANHVVSREKIKEKIWGESKLFTVDHNLDVQIAHIRKKIEDNPKNPTIIKTVPGRGYKFEIKS; this is encoded by the coding sequence TATATATAAACACAATAAACATATTGAATTAACTAACAGAGAATGGGATATATTAATATTATTAATCAATAATGCTAATCATGTAGTTAGTAGAGAAAAAATTAAAGAAAAAATATGGGGAGAATCTAAATTGTTTACAGTAGATCATAATTTAGACGTCCAAATAGCCCATATTAGAAAAAAAATAGAAGATAACCCAAAAAATCCTACAATAATTAAAACCGTTCCTGGGAGAGGTTATAAATTTGAAATTAAAAGTTAA